A stretch of DNA from Halobacterium sp. DL1:
TACTCCAGAAGGGAGGAATCTACGAGGTGCGATCGGAGTCAGGGAACATCTACGAGGTCGATATCGCGAGTAAGACGTGTACGTGTCCAGATTTCACGAAGCGGAATCCACGCGGTGGGTGTAAGCATCTACGGCGAGCCGATCTCGAAGTTCGAAGTGGAAACGTCCCTCGTCCTGATGGCCGTCTCCCGGAAACGTCGGACGTGGTTGAACAGCTTTCATCGGAAATTCGTAAGCTGGGGCAAGAGATCGAAGAACGCGAGGAGCGACGACGGAAACTCGAAGCTACGGTTGGGGTTATCGAGGAGTTCTCGATTGAGTAGACGAGAGAATTAACCAACAATTCTAAGATATCGCCCAACAACGTTGGTTAACAGAGCCTGCCCCATGTCCTATTCTCCACCAGACCCACCTCGAGAAGTCCCGGCAGACATCGCTTCCAAGCTTGATGAGCAATCCCCGGAGGTACTCCGACAAGTCGCTCGATTCGCCGAGGAGCTTGCTGAGCATCGCGAGCGGGAGGCACGACTAGCTGAAAACGAGGAGGATAAGGAGGTCGAAGAGCGACCAGAGGACCTTCCCGATGACGTTCCGGCGAAGGCGACGATCACAATCAAGGAGATTAACGAGAATCGCTACTACTACTGGCAGTGGCGAGAGGGAGACAAAATCAAATCAAAGTACAAGGGTCCGGTCAACTCGGATGAATAGACTAAGCGAGCGCTCCAATCGAAATGGCTAGTTGTTCAGGGTGACACCCCGTCTGCGAAGTGAAAGGAGGACTGTTAGCGCTCGGGTCGCGGAGCAGTCTCGTATCGTTTGATGTCGTCGGTCTTCTCCACGCGGTCGTAGATCTCTCGAAGCGTGTCTTGTGCCCGGTAGAGCTTATGCTCCTCAAGGAACTGTCGACCACTCCCACTAATGCCGTAGAACTTGTACGGCAGGTCGTTCTGACGGCGGTCCTCGGGTAGGAGCACTTCCTCGACGATGCCAGCGTCAACGAGCTGCTGGAGGTGCTGACGAATCGTCGTCTGACTCTTGCTCGGGTTGACGTAGTCGAGTTCCTTCAGCGTCGGTAGTTCCGACGGATGCCCGAGTATGTCCTGGAGGAGCGAGAACCGCGTCTCCTGGGTGACGACGTTGAGCCGCTCGCGAACGGACTCCAGGTCGCTTGGCGTGTGGTCGGAGGTACTCATTACACCACAATTCGTGTAGTGCGTG
This window harbors:
- a CDS encoding transcriptional regulator — protein: MSTSDHTPSDLESVRERLNVVTQETRFSLLQDILGHPSELPTLKELDYVNPSKSQTTIRQHLQQLVDAGIVEEVLLPEDRRQNDLPYKFYGISGSGRQFLEEHKLYRAQDTLREIYDRVEKTDDIKRYETAPRPER